A DNA window from Jaculus jaculus isolate mJacJac1 chromosome 1, mJacJac1.mat.Y.cur, whole genome shotgun sequence contains the following coding sequences:
- the Elf3 gene encoding ETS-related transcription factor Elf-3, whose translation MAATCEISNVFSNYFSAMYSSEDPALAPAPPAAAPAFSADDLVLTLSNPQMSLEGPEKASWSGEQPQFWSKTQVLDWISYQVEKNKYDASSIDFSRCDMDGATLCNCALEELRLVFGPLGDQLHAQLRDLTSSSNDELSWIIELLEKDGMAFQEALGDPAPFDQASPFAQELLDDGRQLSPYYGGSYGAGAPSPGSSDVSTAGTATSQSSHSSDSGGSDVDLDPTDSKIFPRDAFPDYKKGEPKHGKRKRGRPRKLIKEYWECLEGKKSKHKHAPRGIHLWEFIRDILIHPELNEGLMKWENRHEGVFKFLRSEAVAQLWGQKKKNSNMTYEKLSRAMRYYYKREILERVDGRRLVYKFGKNSSGWKEEEVVASRN comes from the exons ATGGCTGCCACTTGTGAGATTAGCAACGTTTTCAGCAACTACTTCAGCGCCATGTACAGCTCGGAAGACCCCGCCCTGGCCCCTGCCCCCCCTGCGGCCGCCCCCGCCTTCAGTGCTGATGACTTGGTGCTGACCCTGAGCAACCCCCAGATGTCGCTGGAGGGACCAG AGAAGGCCAGCTGGTCGGGGGAGCAGCCCCAGTTCTGGTCGAAGACTCAGGTTCTGGACTGGATCAGCTACCAAGTGGAGAAGAACAAGTATGATGCCAGCTCCATTGACTTCTCACGGTGTGACATGGATGGGGCCACACTCTGCAACTGTGCCCTTGAGGAGCTGCGTCTGGTGTTCGGGCCTCTGGGAGACCAACTCCATGCCCAGCTGAGGGACCTCA CTTCCAGCTCTAATGACGAACTCAGCTGGATCATTGAGTTACTGGAGAAGGACGGCATGGCTTTCCAGGAGGCCCTAGGAGACCCAGCCCCCTTTG ACCAGGCAAGCCCTTTTGCCCAAGAGTTGCTGGACGACGGTCGCCAGCTTAGCCCCTACTACGGCGGCAGCTATGGCGCCGGAGCCCCCTCCCCTGGCAGCTCAGACGTCTCTACTGCAG GGACCGCTACTTCCCAGAGCTCCCACTCCTCAGACTCCGGTGGAAGTGATGTGGATCTGGACCCTACCGATAGCAAGATCTTCCCCAGAG ATGCCTTTCCGGACTATAAGAAGGGGGAACCCAAACATGGGAAGCGAAAACGGGGCAGGCCCCGAAAGCTGATCAAAGAGTACTGGGAGTGCCTGGAGGGCAAGAAAAGCAAGCACAAGCACG CCCCCAGAGGTATCCACCTATGGGAGTTTATCCGGGACATCCTCATCCACCCTGAACTCAACGAAGGCCTCATGAAATGGGAGAACCGGCACGAGGGTGTGTTCAAGTTCCTGCGCTCAGAGGCTGTGGCCCAACTCTGgggccaaaagaaaaagaatagcaaCATGACCTACGAGAAGCTGAGCCGAGCCATGAG GTACTACTACAAACGGGAGATCCTGGAGCGGGTAGATGGCCGGCGGCTCGTCTACAAGTTTGGCAAGAACTCCAGTGGCTGGAAGGAAGAGGAGGTCGTGGCGAGTCGGAACTAA